The Muntiacus reevesi chromosome 5, mMunRee1.1, whole genome shotgun sequence genome segment TGGAACCACACTCTATTAGACTTCTAATGGCTAGTTATGGCTTAAGTGATAgcctccaaagaaaggcaatgtgagATTTTAGATTAGTTATAATTGATCTTAACTGAATATGATAAGACTAGGCTAACTCTGATATCTCTTACCCTCACCTCTTCACCCTAAAGctattctccccccccccccatacacacactcCACAATCCACCTCTGTGTGGTTCTTTGCTATAAGTACTGCATCCTCACAGCTCTGTCATGATATCAATATTCTCAATATTTCACTATAATGACTTGGggatagaaaaaagaaatcttcccTTGGAAGTTTAAAAAtacctctcttcctgcccttcaAGATATTGAATTAGTTAACATGATCTTTTTTCAAATACAACCCTGAACCCACTTCTTATTTACCAAGCACTTTCAAAATTAATATCTTTAacatatttttgtttgtgttCACTTGTCCTCCCTCTTCCGCCAAATCCTGTTCCTTGAATACAagtaaaatttccaaatattataTTGGCTATGAGAAAAGCTTATCATTTGATAAAAAATGACTAAAATGCCTCAAACATTctcaaatacaaatatatattttgtaagtAACAGTGAATTTTGTctctagaggaaaaaaagaaataatacagagctCATGACAACATTTCATCTGGTTCACTTCTTCCTCTCTGCCGAAATTTACTTTGTTGGGGTGACTACTTTCCCCTAAGCACCTTCCTCAGTGCAttcttcacatccttgttccTTAAACTGTAGAtcaaggggttcagcatggggatcACGGTGGTGTAGAATATTGAGGACACTTTCTCCTGCTCCATAGTATTGCTCGAAGGAGGCTTGAAATACATGAATGTTATAGACCCAAAAAAGATAACCACAGCCATGAGATGAGAGCTACAAGTGCCAAAGGCTTTGGACCGTCCCTTGATGGAGTGAATATGGAGGATACTAGAGAAGATGAAAGCATAAGAGAAGAGTAAAGCCAGTGTTGGTGCCAAGGTATTAACTCCTCCAATAATAAACAACAGTATCTCATTAACATGGGTGCTGGAGCAGGAGAGACTCAACAAGGGAAGAATATCACAAAAATAATGACTGATAACATGAGACCCACAGAAGGACAACATTGACATGCGGGTAGTATGAACTGTGGCCCCAAACAAGCCCAGTGAATATACTACACCCATCATTATGGAACAGACCCTATGGGACAtgataatattgtaaagcagtggGCTGCAGATTGCAACATAACGATCATACGCCATGGCAGTGAGAAGATAACCTTCTGCTATTACAAAAATAAGGAAGAAGTAAAGCTGAGCCATGCATTCCTGGAAGGAAATAACATTCTTCTCTAACACAAAACTCACCAGCATCTTTGGAGTAATGACAGAGGAGTAGCAGAGATCAATGAAtgacaaatggctgagaaaataGTACATTGGGGAGTGAAGTTGAGAACTGGTAGCGATTAAGAAGATCATGCCCAGGTTCCCCACCACGGTGACTACATAGATTCCAAGGAACAGGAGGAAGAGTGGCAACTGAAGCTCTGGGCATTTTGTTAACCCTTCAAGGATAAATTCACTCACTGAAGAATGATTTAAAGTAGTCATTCCTTACAAGATATTATCTGCAGAAAGAAGTGAGACAAAATAGGTGAATTAGAGTTATTTTCTGATTCCCAAAGCAGCATGACAGATCCTGTCTTGATTGGGTCCATCTTTCATCTGTCTCATGTCTTCATCCTTTCCAGTGATCTCTTGAAAGCTCAAGGacacggtactgatgaacctatttgtagggcaggaataAAGATGCAGACATAaaaaatggacttgtggacacagctggggaaggagagggtgggaaaaactgagacagtagcattgacatatatatactaccatatgtaaaatgggctttcctggtggctcatctggtgaagaatctgcctgcaatgtgggagacctaggttcgatccctgagttgggaagataccctgaagacgggaacagccacccactccagtattctggcctgaagaattccaagcgctgtatagtttatggggttgcaaagagtcagacatgacttaacgactttCACTCTCATGTGTGAAATTGATAGCTAGAGGGaagctatccattttacacatggtagtttaTGTACGTCAACGCTACTTTCTCAGTTAGTATAGCCAGCATTGTAGAGCTCATCCTGGCACTCTATGATGCCCTAAAGTGGTTCAGGTGGGAGGGAGtctctagagggatgggatgcacATGTAACTATCACTGATTCAATttattgtatggcagaagccagcacaacattgtaaaccaattatcctccaattaaaaaaaattataaaaaataagaatctaccaaaaaatgaaaacaaacaagcacTCAAAGACAAAGACTAGAAGTATAGCCCAGAGCCTTGGATCTACCCAACATTCAAATACCCTCCTATAAGTCATAGCCTTTTTATTTTACTCCCAGGCTTAAGCCAACAACTACCTCACTTTGAAAGAAAAAGCACAAACTTTCAAGGGCTAATTAGCTTTTCTTTAATATACTTAAAGGAATTCTGCCCATCCCTTTCTCTGACATATATGAATAGAACCTTCAAATTTGATTGAAAAATGGCTTCTAATCTAGCTCTAATGAAATGAAGTCATCCTTTTCAATTTCTCAACCCATCTATATGAGTCATCATAATATTCTCTAAAACTGGGAATTTAGAAACAGACTTATGAAAGAGATTACTTACACAAAAAGAAATTCAATCAGTGGTTTTAATCAATTCAGACTCCTACTTATCTTTCTATTGTTCTCTGGTTGGAACACTTTAGTTAAGCCAGGAAGCTcttttcatcctctgtcagcagATGTGGTTAACAGAAATATGGTGCCAAAGGCTGATCTTAGTCTGTATTTTAAAACCTTCTTGTTCAAGGAACTGCAAAGAAGGAAGATTAGCTTTCAGGTATATTTCCTGAGCCATCAACAAATCAGTGTTTTATCCCTGGTTCTTCCCCGATGTCCATAATCGAGGCCAAACTTGCACTGGCCTTTCTCTCTCAAAGCTGTTATATCAGAACTGAGGGTTTCTCCTTCACTGACTTAGTTTCTCCTAAAGAGGAATCAGGGGAAAGAGATTCCTGCTTTCAGTGCATGCATTCTTTATTACCTAAAGGAATCAAAGTTAATAACTTTTcattgagtgaaaaaaaaataaatggagaaaaaattttGTACATCGAGTGATatataatttgattttattttgcatgaaaaataaaaacaaatcctgTTTCATCACAAACAAAAATTTATGAAACTTTGCttcaatttattttctctctctaccTTCCACAACATGCTGACGGTGCTCAATATATGTGTTGATTAAAAGGCTTAATTACACAGGGTCATTATCTTTGGGAACACATGAGAATAAATATCTTTTGaaatcgcttatatgtggaatctaaagtatgacacaaatgaacttatttgtgagacataaacacactcacagacatagaagacaaaccTGTGGTTAGCAAAGGGGAATGGAGGTAGGGGAggataaattaggggtttgggattagcagacatacactattatataaaatggataaacaacaaggccatgctgtatagcacagggtattatatttaatatcctgtaataaacaacaataggagaaggaaatggcaacccactccagtactcttccctggagaatcccagggatggcggagcctgatgggctgctgtctatggggtcgcacacagttggacacgactgaagtgacttagcagcagcagcagcaataaacaacaatggaacagaaaaataaagaacatatgagagagagaaaaaaaatgtttctgaattGAGAAAATTAGATAAAACTTAAGAAAAGAGAGTCAGAATTGCCAGGATAAAACTCAAAGTAACCAGATTAGCAAAGACCATGAAATTCAAACATCTCCAGGTAGATGCTCTGAATTTGTCCAAACAGAATTAAGACTGAAGGTGGAGGTTTTTGTTATTCAAACCAAATCAAAACTCCTTGAAAGGGAGAGAGGTAGGACAATTTGGGTTGAGATTCACTTTGGATTGAGTACTACAGTTTTTTAATAGGCTCACACATAAACTgagtaaaattctttttttaatcccaaaTAATACTAAAATCATTACCAGAAAGAAGGGTTGTCCAGAGATCAGAAGCACAAAAGATTGTTCTCCCTTTCCAGATATTTGTGCTGATGTTGAGACTAAAGTTGCTGGTCTGTCAAGTCAACAAAGCCCATTATTGGCTTATGCTTTGATGGAGTCCGGTAGAATAAGAAAAGTAATATATATGCACGAACTCTTCACTTATTTGGAGATATTTTTCTAGTAACTTACAACTTACCAAGAAACTGAATGTAAGTAAAAAtaccttgaaaagtgaaagtcgttcagtcatgtccaactctgtgaccccatggagtgtatagtccatggaattctccaggccagaatcctggagtgggtagcctttccattctccaggggatcttcccaagcccaaagatcgaacccaggtctccagtgggttctttaccagctgagccataagggaagcccaagaatactggagtgggtagtctatcccttctccagcatatcttccttacccaggaatcaaacagggtctcctgcattgcagccggattctttaccaattgagcaattagggaagccccaaacacctTGAAGACACCAATATAAATGtcacattttcatttaataaaatttatgcaTTTGTCAATCCACTTAGGATTCTCTTAGTTCCCTGTTATTATTTTCCTTAAGAAATACTTCTAACAAATGTGGATGAgaccacattgaaggcagacttTTAAAGGAGGGGAGAGTAGACACGAGAAAGAAGGCTCAGGATAGCAAGAAGAGCAGTTTAACAGCAAAAAAGCAGGCCTCCAGAagagtgcttaaaaaaaaaaaaaggaaaaagtcctCAAACTGCATAGGTATATAGGACTCGAAAAAATTTGAATGTATCAAAATGCAGATACATGCACAAAATAGTTCATGTGCATAAAAATAATTGCCCTGAATCACCAaaagaaagttaatttttaataccTTTAGCTAAAAATGTCAGGGAAACATGATATGCAATATTTAATATTCCTATCAAAGTAATTCAGTAAATGAAGCAAGAATAGTAAGATATTTATGTATGTGAGATTTTTACTGGAAGTGAAATATTATTATgccaaatgaaatgaaagtgaataACTACTATATATGTAGGTAATATGCTTCTctgtggggaaagaaaaaagacagtgcTTTGTTTCCCTCCCAATTTTTCTCCCCCATAGCTAGTGGTCTAGGATGCTactgtttttaaacttttataataCAACCAATAGTGAAGGCAGGAAAGTGCCAGCTCCTATCCTTGGAGACCATAAATGGAAGTAGCATCATCAACTACTCAAGGATGTAAAAATACTGCTCCTTATATCCTTCACCAAGTTACCCATAAAAGAttcagaattaaaatttaaatatgcataCAGTATAAGtgtgcttccctgtggctcaactgGCAAAttatccacctgcgatgcaggagacgtgggtcccatccttgggttgggaagatcccctggagaagggaaaggctacccactccagtattctggcctggagaatcccatggacagtagcatttgcatatgtgtatgtctgtgtgtatgtgtctgtacgcctaattaatttttttttattgtaaagttttgtttctttaacaGAGATACACAAATCTAAGAAAACTCTTCTTGCAAAGGCCTACTTTTCTAAAGTAGAACTATtttgctttgttattttcttctctgaaagaTAACACTAATAACATTTTCCTAGACTAATTTGTTGCAGGATCTAGAATACAGAGTTATAGTTATGGGAGAAATCCTGTTCTTATTCTTTCTATGATGTAACTTTATTTgagagagaagaataaaattgTCTTGATACCTGAGTCTCAAATACTACCGGGAAAGTAGATGCCTGTCCCTTTAGGATCTGATGAAGTGGGTATTTTTGTCAAAAAAAGTACAATTCATAAAGTTTAATCTTTTGGGTAGAGAATGAAGCTTAATTCTTCATAGAATTCAAATATTGTGGAAAGGAGATACTCCTGTTTGTTTCTTTATCCAAAGCAAATGTTATAAAGCATCTGCATGATTTATATCAGAATAAAATGTTTGTTAATTTCAAATCTTACATGCTGTGATTGCATAATGACACACGGAGTGTGAAGAATGGGCTAAGAGCACTTTGCATAGAGTCTGTGTGACTAACGCAAGTCACCCTCTCTCAATCTTTGTTTCCTCAACTAGAAAAAGAGTAGCTATGAAGACAAAGACTTGtactgagatttgaaaactttATACCACTGTGTTaccatttatttcttacagttacAAAACATGTTCTGAGTTTACTTTACCTGTATATGCCATTGTTCCCCAAAGTGACAGGCACCCTTACCCACGTAATGAAAGTATAGGAGTGTATTCACCAAGAAAAGCAGTGTTTGTTCCAGGGTCTCATCAAGAAGGGCACTCTCTTTAACcatgaaaagcaaaaatttttttaaattataatttaaaaatcaaagcagtCAGGAGATTCCAGGCATTTCTACAGTGGCTTTGGGAGAATCTTCAAGAGTTTGATGTACATTCAAGGCTATGAATAATAGAAAGTCAGGATTCAGATTTAAGAAGGAGCTGTGTTAGCCACTGTGTCAACTCTGCTGTTGCTGTTTTAGGAATAGATTGCAGTAAACTGGTCAGAAAAGCACTGGGAGCAACAAAAGGATGAGGTCATTAAATGCTGCCTATCCCCGAggttctgtagtccatggggtcacaaagagttcaatacaacttagcgactgaacaacaataacaatacagCTGAGCATTGTGACCTTTGCATTTCATTGTTAAACTTGAACATTTCATTGTTGAAGTTTAACAATGATGGTTAACAACCCAGCAACTTAAGTTTGATAATTTAGAGCTGCATTTGCCAGTTCTGCCTTGAATAGGGCACCATTTTGCTAGTAATTTCCATCTACATAAGAAAGATCATTTAGTGTTCAGTTAAGCCAATGTAACAGATATCAGGACAAGAGGGATTTAGAATATTGGGCTCTGTGAAAATTATTTGGCTTATTGGAGCATCTGATAGGAAATACTAAAACTGAATTGCAGACATTGGGTAATTAAATCAAGAAAATTGTCATCTAGTTTACAGACTGACAAAAAGCAAGTAAGTACATTTAAAGCACAGGATTACCTTTCTCCAGGCAATTTTTCAGAACAGCTGGTTTGTCTTGAAATGTAcgtctttttttttcagtcattgaAAACTTAAATGAGTATAATCTCAAAAACTAAAGGATAGAGTAACATAGTGATTAGAGCTTTAATGCCACTCTAGCCTCAGTCTACGTAGAATTATGCATTGATTTTACCACTTAAGACTTGTGTGATTTGGGACAATTATATCACTTGTATCTcaatgtcttcatctgtaaaacctgTACCTTAGATTTTTTTAGTTAACAgaggttaattaaaaaaatggtacaTATTAAGTACTGAATAACTATTTCATATTATTAACCTAATatcatgaagaaaaatgaagaaaaaatgattAATTAGGCTGTTTAAATAGAACCAATTCAGACATCACTTTGAACTTTTTCTCTGCAAAGAAGTTGATATCCACTCACCTTAAGATATTGGATCTTGatattgttttcaaatattgTGATGGGGCTTAGAAATACACAATAACTAATTCCCAAAGGTCTACAAATCTCTCAAGATTTGGCCCTATGTGCATTAggcaatcaattttaaaaaaaagaaagaaacaaaaaatagaaattaggTCTCAAAAAGATTTCATCACCCAAGGGACTGGTCTCTGTTAGTAAAACACAATAATAATGCAAACATTGTCTTCTATAATACCATAGAATTTACAAACTGTTTCATCAAATATTATTCCTCTTAGCAAAATTTTTTTGTCTGAATCTACTCTAGTTGTTCTCAGATAGCCCCAAAGAGATGTGCTGTCTGGGaaagcttttgaatttttttctgataGTCCATCTGTTTTCTGTCATAAGATTAATAAGGGGACATAAGGTTTCAAGTACAGTTGTTTCTGGAAtaaatttaattcttttgtgtagcatatgatttcaatattttaattactttggGTCACCAGGTCAAATCTCAGCTTCCTAAGCTATGAAATAATGTTAGATAATTTAAGTATTTCTGTAGCATTACAGCAAAAGTAAATTACTGAGGCTTCTAaacaggttgaaagtgaaagttgctcagccatgttcaactcttgtgacACATGGACTctattacagtccatggaattcttcaggctggaatactggagtaagtagccattctcttctccaggggatcttcccaacccagggattgaacccaggtctcccacattgcaggtggattctttaccagctgagcca includes the following:
- the LOC136168918 gene encoding olfactory receptor 8D2-like encodes the protein MTTLNHSSVSEFILEGLTKCPELQLPLFLLFLGIYVVTVVGNLGMIFLIATSSQLHSPMYYFLSHLSFIDLCYSSVITPKMLVSFVLEKNVISFQECMAQLYFFLIFVIAEGYLLTAMAYDRYVAICSPLLYNIIMSHRVCSIMMGVVYSLGLFGATVHTTRMSMLSFCGSHVISHYFCDILPLLSLSCSSTHVNEILLFIIGGVNTLAPTLALLFSYAFIFSSILHIHSIKGRSKAFGTCSSHLMAVVIFFGSITFMYFKPPSSNTMEQEKVSSIFYTTVIPMLNPLIYSLRNKDVKNALRKVLRGK